Below is a genomic region from Citrobacter tructae.
ATATGTGGTGATCCTCGCGGGCGATCATATCTACAAGCAGGACTACTCGCGCATGTTGATCGACCACGTTGAGAAAGGCGCGCGCTGCACCGTCGCCTGTATGCCAGTGCCGATTGAAGAAGCCAGCGCATTTGGCGTCATGGACGTGGACGATACCGATAAAATCATCGAGTTCGTTGAAAAACCGGCTAACCCACCGGCCATGCCAAACGATCCAACCCGATCTCTCGCCAGTATGGGGATCTATGTTTTCGACGCCGATTATCTGTATGAATTACTGGCAGAAGATGATCTTGATGAAAACTCCAGCCACGATTTCGGTAAAGACATCATCCCGAAAATCACCGCGGCTGGCATGGCTTATGCGCATCCATTTCCTAAGTCTTGCGTACAGTCCGACCCGGAATCTGAGCCGTACTGGCGCGACGTTGGGACGCTGGAAGCCTACTGGAAGGCGAACCTCGATCTGGCTTCGGTCACGCCTGAACTGGATATGTACGATCAGGACTGGCCGATTCGCACGCATATGGAATCACTGCCGCCGGCGAAGTTTGTGCAGGACCGTTCCGGTAGCCACGGCATGACGCTGAACTCGCTGGTATCCGGCGGATGCATTATTTCCGGTTCGGTGGTGGTGCAGTCCGTTTTGTTCCCACGGGTGCGCGTGAATTCATTCTGTAACATTGATTCGGCAGTGTTATTACCAGAAGTGTGGGTAGGGCGTTCGTGCCGCTTGCGCCGCTGCATCATTGACCGCGCCTGTATTATCCCTGAAGGCATGGTGATTGGCGAAAACGCGGAAGAAGATGCGCGTCGCTTCTACCGCTCAGAGGAAGGCATTGTGCTGGTCACGCGTGAAATGCTGCGCAAACTGCAGATCAAACAGGAGCGATAATGCAGGTTTTACACGTATGTTCAGAGATGTTCCCCCTGTTAAAAACCGGGGGACTGGCAGATGTTCTTGGGGCGCTGCCCGCTGCACAAATTGCAGATGGTGTGGATGCCCGCGTGGTGCTCCCGGCGTTTCCTGATATTCGTCGCGGCATTCCTGATGCGCAGGTGGTAACGCGTCGGGATACCTTCGCGGGCCGGATCACGCTGCTGTTCGGACATTACAACGGTGTTGGCATTTACCTGATTGATGCGCCGCATCTCTATGACCGCCCTGGCAGTCCGTATCACGACACCAACCTGTTTGCTTACACCGACAACGTCCTGCGCTTTGCGCTGCTCGGCTGGGTCGGATGTGAAATGGCCTGCGGTCTTGACCCATTCTGGCGCCCGGATGTGGTGCACGCGCACGACTGGCATGCAGGTCTGGCCCCGGCATATCTGGCGGCACGCGGCCACCCGGCGAAATCGGTGTTCACTGTGCACAACTTGGCCTATCAAGGCATGTTTTATGCAAAG
It encodes:
- the glgC gene encoding glucose-1-phosphate adenylyltransferase, which encodes MVSLDKNDRVMLARQLPLKSVALILAGGRGTRLKDLTNKRAKPAVHFGGKFRIIDFALSNCLNSGIRRIGVITQYQSHTLVQHIQRGWSFFSEEMNEFVDLLPAQQRMQGENWYRGTADAVTQNLDIIRRYKAEYVVILAGDHIYKQDYSRMLIDHVEKGARCTVACMPVPIEEASAFGVMDVDDTDKIIEFVEKPANPPAMPNDPTRSLASMGIYVFDADYLYELLAEDDLDENSSHDFGKDIIPKITAAGMAYAHPFPKSCVQSDPESEPYWRDVGTLEAYWKANLDLASVTPELDMYDQDWPIRTHMESLPPAKFVQDRSGSHGMTLNSLVSGGCIISGSVVVQSVLFPRVRVNSFCNIDSAVLLPEVWVGRSCRLRRCIIDRACIIPEGMVIGENAEEDARRFYRSEEGIVLVTREMLRKLQIKQER